In the genome of Nonomuraea sp. NBC_00507, the window CGTCAACCCCGGCTCGGGCAGCACCCGCATGTCCAGGCCTTGCCCGGCACGGTCGTGGTAGCCCACCAACTCCACGCCGTCGTATTCGGGCTGGCCGGCCGGCCGGACGACCTCCCAGCCGCCGCCCTGCTCAGCGCGCAGAACCATGGCGAAGACGGGCCTTGGTGATGCCGGTGTCGACGAGATCGATGGATGATCCCGCAGGGCAGTTTCCGTACATACTTCGACAGTATCGCCGCGAAGAGCTCTTCCCACATCGGGACCAGGATCACCCGCGGCGTCACCTTTACCATCTTCTGTCCCAGCCCCGTCAAAAGCGGCGTCGCCCGCCGGGTGGCCAGGCGGCGAAACTCCTCCGGGCCACCCGGCGGGGTTCCGCCCCGGAATGTGGCCAGCGCAGGAGCGTCCGCGGTGTGACCGCCGTTCTGACCGACTACGCTAACGCGCCCGACCAGAGCGCCCGATGAGTTGATTTCCGGGCCACCTCGCCCATCCGATCACCGCGCATGCGATCGCCGGGATAGTCGGTCCGAGTAGTCCGTTGTGCAGGATGAAGGCTTGGGTGGCGATGGCGCAGATCATGAGGGCGGTTAGCGCGAGCGCAGCCAGGCCGCACAGGCGGGGAATCAGCAGTCCGATCGCGCCCGCGATCTCTAGCCCACCAGTCAAATATCGGAACCACTGACCGAGTCCGATGATGCTGAACATCTCGGTCGTGCCGTTGATGCCTGCGAGCTTCGGATATGCCGCGGCGACGAAGTACACCGCCACCAGCACCTGAACCACCCATAGGGCTGTTACGAAGGTCCGACGGCCGCTGAACGGTCGCACTCGCGGCGGAGGCGTAGCACCACTGCTGGTCATGATTCGTTCCTTCCAGATCGCTCACGGAGGACGAACCGCCGAATCCGTTCCCCGGCCAATGACCAGCGAGCTCAAGGGCTCGTTGCCCCTTCTCGGGGACTTCCCGATGGGCGGCTTGGCGGTCAGGCGTTTCGGCGGGTCATCGGTGAACGGGCATCGGCATGTGCCTCGGCGGGTGCCGGACATGCTTCCGAGCGCAAACCGCAACAAGGTCTCGGGCTGTCGTTGATCAGGTCAGACGGGGCGGGAGCCCGAAGGTGGGTAACAGGTCCGCGTCGAAGGTGGTGATCTCCGCAATGACGCCTGCCTCGACGCGTAGCACATCGATTTTGAACGGCCGCCATGTGGTTTCTCCGGGCCGTCTGAGGTAATTGGCAGCCGCCAATTGACGGTTGGCCCGGGTTGCGACGAGCCGCCAACTGGCGACGAACGCCGGATCGAACGCGAGATCGTACAGCGGTGCCAGCGACTCTCGTCCCTGATAGATGGTGGGCTCAGGTGGCATGGTGAGCCGCACCTCCTCAGACACCAATGCTGCCAGCGCGTTAACGTCGGCTCATTGCATGGCGTCCACATAGCGCTCCAGCAGCGCGCGTTCCTGCGTGCTCGGTGTGGTGGCGGACCGCTCGGGGCGGGGCATTGGCAACTGTTCCTGCAGCGTGGTGCGGGCTCGCTGCAGCGCACTGTTCGCCGCCGCTACGGTGGTCTCCAGCATCGCGGCGGCCTCGGCCGCGGACCAGTCAAGGACATCGCGCAGGATCAATACGGCTCGCTGCCGTGGTGGCAGGAGCTGGATGGTCATCAGAAACGCGAGCGAGATTGTCTCTCGCCCTATGACCACGGTCTCAGGCTCCGTGTCGCTGGGCGCGATCTCGTTCAACAGATGATCCGAATACGGCTGCAGCCATGGCACGTCGGCAACGGAGCCCTGCGATGAAGCCCGCCGTGACCGGCGTCTGAGCGCGTCCAGGCAGATGTTGGTCGCGATCCCGTACAGCCAGGCACGAGGCCCAGCGCTGCTCGTAACGGTGTCGCGATGTTGCCAGGCACGTAGGAACGTCTCCTGCACCAGGTCCTCTGCCTCGGTGAACGAGCCCAGCATCCGGTAGCAATGCACGTGCAGCTCACGACGGTGCCGCTCCACCAGCGCGGCGAACACCGATTCAGCGTCTTCGCCCGTCCCGGACAGTGCGGGCACGGAATACGAGGCCACCGTCGACATTACGGTGCCTTCCAGTCGCCGGCACCCTTCCTTTTGACCTTGTACCGTAGGTGTGTCACATCCGGCGCGTCGATGAGTTGCGTACGCTCCAGGTGCACTTGGGTGTCACCCAAATTCTCGAAGAGCCGACGACCGGCACCGAGCAGTACCGGCACGAGGTGGATGGTCAACTCATCGAGCAGCCCGGCCCGAAGTGCCTGCTGTACGGGTGTAGCTCCGTGTAGCCCGACGTCTTTGGGCCCAGCGACCTTCATCGCTTGCTTGATGGCGGATTCGAAGCCATCGGTGACAAAGGAGTACGTCGTAGCGCCCCGGCGGCGGGGTGGCCCGCCGCGATGGGTGAGGACGAACACCGGACAGCGAAACGGCGCCTCCGCACCTCAGGCTTTCTCGGAGATGTCGAAGCCGCGCCGGCCGACGACGAGGGCTCCGAGCCGATCGAAGAGCTCAGCCAGGATACCGACCTGGCGACGATCGCCGCTGCCCATCCAGCGATGCAAAACCTCTCCGCCATGCCCGAGCTGTCGCTCAGCGCAGTCACCCGGTGCGGCGATGAAGCCGTCCAATGACATGCTGATCGCCGCGTACACGTCACTCACGAATTTCCTCCAGGTCTCCAGCGACCCCCGGTAGCGGCTCACGACGTCCGCCCACCACATAAGACGACAACCATCTCTGGAACTCATCGGTGGCGCGACGACCAACTGAAAATCCACTGGGGCACACCACGGCGAGCGGCCGTACCTGTGCGACTGCAGACGCGCATCCCCCGACTACGACACGCACTCGCTGTTCTCGCCTCGCACGTGAACAGCGCCGTGAAACAACTCAGCGACAAGGCTTCCCGCTGCTGCCGACCGGTGGCGGCATCCACGACGAGCGGGCCCGGTGGATCGCATGACCCCATGCAAGGAGGAGATCGACGGGAACATTCGTTCAAGACATCGGCGCGCAGGGGCGGTGACATTGGAGCTATGAGTTACAGCGTCATCCAAACCGCCTTTCAGGCGCTGGCCAGCTATGACCCCGATCGGATCTCCGCGATCTTCGCCGAAGACGCCGAATGGCTGTCACCCCCTGGTAACGCCGTTGCCGTCGCGCTTGAGGCGACCCACCACATGGTGGGCAGAAAGGCGATCGTGCACTTTTTCGCCGAAGATTTTCCCCGCTTGTTCGTGCGCGACGTCATCCTCACCTTCCACGGGTTCCACGCCGCCGGCGAGCGAATGATCGTGGAGGCGACCCTGGCGGCGAAGCTCGCCGACGGCAAGCACTACATCAACGACTACTGCTTCGTCTTCGAGCTCCGGGACGGGCTGATCCATCGGGCCCGCGAATACGTGGACACGGCCCGCGGGCATCGCATGATCTTCGGCGAAGTCCTACAGTAACCATCCCCGGCTGGCCATGGCCCCGGTCGCCCCGACGAACCGGCAGGCCAGGGCGGCGGACCTGCCTCGGCGGCTCTGGTGCACGAGCGGGAGGCCGCTCACCATCGACACCGCCGCGCTGAGTGATCAGCGAACCTCTTTCAGGCTCACGTGGCCTGAGCGGCGACGCGGGGATGCAGGCGGGCTTCTCCCTTCTCCGAGCGGATCACAGTGAACACGGAACCATCCGGACCCGCCCCTTGGAAACGGTGGCCAGCCAGGTTGCTGACGGGGAGCCGGCTCGCCAAGGGTGTGGGCGCCTGGTCACGCGAGGGTAAGGGGCGCTTTGCCAGCCTGTCTCTCGGAGGCGCGGTTCAAGCGCGCGACGTTTGTGTGAAGGCGCCTGCATGCTTTGCGGCAATGGTCGCAAGACCTCGTGGCAGAGCGGCTTCTAGCCTGGAACGGCATCAGAGGCAACGGGATGAGTGTGAAGCCATGAGCGAGTTCTGTCTGATGGGTGCGCGGCTGGTGGACGGCCTGGGCGGTGAGCCGGTCGTGGACATGTCGATTCATGTCGCCGATGGACGTGTCGCTGGCTTGGGCCCTCCGCCGCGGGGGGTGGAGATGATCGACTGCACAGGGCTGACGATCACTCCAGGTCTGATCGACGCGCACGTACATCTGGGACTGTCGAGCGATATCGGCGCGACTTTCCATCAGGAGCTGTCCGTGGCCGAGTTGGCCGCTGACATGTTCGGCAATTGCGCCCACACTCTGGATGCTGGGTTCACGACCGTACGTGACACCGGGGGCGTCGACGCGGGCCTCGCCAGGGTCGTTGCGGCGGGAAAGGTTCCTGGCCCGCGGATCCTGCAATGTGGTCCGCTGCTGTGCCAGACGGGCGGGCACGGTCACCTCGGGGCCGCATGGGAGCCGTCGGCGGATTGGTGTCGGCACGACATTCCGGGCCTGCGCAGCCTGTCGCTGCTGTGCGACGGCGTGGAGGAGGTCAGGAAGAACGCGCGTGAGGCGTTCCGGCGAGGCGCGGACTTCCTGAAGCTGTGCGTCACCGGCGGTGTCGTCTCCCTGCACGACCGGCTGACCGACACCCAGTTCGCCGTGGAGGAGATCGCGGTCGCCGTCCAGGAGGCCACCGCGAGGGGAACCTACGTGACGGCACACGCCCACAACAACGACGGTGTCCGCAACGCCGTGGCGGCGGGGGTGAAATGCATCGAGCACGGCTCGTCCATCGACGAGGCCACGGCGGCGCTGATGGCCGAGCACGATGTCGCTCTGGTGCCCACGCTGGCCGTGGTACGCGCGCTGGAGTCGGACTCGCAGGCCACGG includes:
- a CDS encoding dihydrofolate reductase family protein, with product MFVLTHRGGPPRRRGATTYSFVTDGFESAIKQAMKVAGPKDVGLHGATPVQQALRAGLLDELTIHLVPVLLGAGRRLFENLGDTQVHLERTQLIDAPDVTHLRYKVKRKGAGDWKAP
- a CDS encoding nuclear transport factor 2 family protein, which translates into the protein MSYSVIQTAFQALASYDPDRISAIFAEDAEWLSPPGNAVAVALEATHHMVGRKAIVHFFAEDFPRLFVRDVILTFHGFHAAGERMIVEATLAAKLADGKHYINDYCFVFELRDGLIHRAREYVDTARGHRMIFGEVLQ
- a CDS encoding DoxX family protein translates to MVQVLVAVYFVAAAYPKLAGINGTTEMFSIIGLGQWFRYLTGGLEIAGAIGLLIPRLCGLAALALTALMICAIATQAFILHNGLLGPTIPAIACAVIGWARWPGNQLIGRSGRAR
- a CDS encoding metal-dependent hydrolase family protein — translated: MSEFCLMGARLVDGLGGEPVVDMSIHVADGRVAGLGPPPRGVEMIDCTGLTITPGLIDAHVHLGLSSDIGATFHQELSVAELAADMFGNCAHTLDAGFTTVRDTGGVDAGLARVVAAGKVPGPRILQCGPLLCQTGGHGHLGAAWEPSADWCRHDIPGLRSLSLLCDGVEEVRKNAREAFRRGADFLKLCVTGGVVSLHDRLTDTQFAVEEIAVAVQEATARGTYVTAHAHNNDGVRNAVAAGVKCIEHGSSIDEATAALMAEHDVALVPTLAVVRALESDSQATGLPAAIADRIGIVRQGQVDGLLAARAAGVRVGLGSDLIGPDQSGRGQELVLRAETEGPMAALVSATSGNADIIGIADEVGSIEVGKQADLVGFAADPLADPKVFADRDQVVLVVQRGRVVKDRR
- a CDS encoding RNA polymerase subunit sigma-70, encoding MSTVASYSVPALSGTGEDAESVFAALVERHRRELHVHCYRMLGSFTEAEDLVQETFLRAWQHRDTVTSSAGPRAWLYGIATNICLDALRRRSRRASSQGSVADVPWLQPYSDHLLNEIAPSDTEPETVVIGRETISLAFLMTIQLLPPRQRAVLILRDVLDWSAAEAAAMLETTVAAANSALQRARTTLQEQLPMPRPERSATTPSTQERALLERYVDAMQ